The following coding sequences are from one Anguilla anguilla isolate fAngAng1 chromosome 12, fAngAng1.pri, whole genome shotgun sequence window:
- the LOC118209333 gene encoding extracellular calcium-sensing receptor-like isoform X4: MDGSAGSHTQETQLLLQVTDSCSVPAALMCTRMAQWTTLLLLMRTNAVMMGPACRRHGQAALPQLSEEGDVIIGGVFSIHRTTRETIHSFTSKPHSPSCISLNYREFQFAQTMIFAIKEINNRTDLLPGLSLGYKIYDACGSIPLAIRSAMALMNGYEETLTDTSCSTPAAVQAIIGESGSSPTIALSSAVGLFHIPLISHFATCACLSNRNRFPTFFRTIPSDYYQSRALAQLVKYFGWTWVGAVRSDSDYGNNGMATFIEAAQQEGICIEYSEAVYRTYPREKILQSVEVIKKGTARVIVAFLALGDIIPLFQEMALQNVTGFQWVGSESWITASRLADNQDYGFLTGSIGFAIGKAKLEGLKEFLISVHPFQAPGNDLLKEFWETAFTCSFEKSNNSAGKTLCIGSESLNGVKNEYTDITELRITNKVYTAVYAVAHSLHLLFNGHSSIYSSTNSSYGQHFAPEQVLKYLRNINFTAKTGEQVSFDANGDPVARYELVNWQLAEKGTLQFKTVGLYDASLPPDRRFIMNQGNMVWAEGQLQKPRSVCSESCPLGTRKAMQRGRPVCCYDCVPCAEGEISNVTGPTEGFHFCKLRTTYAGPHLPLACILWTCIIYCLFKNNHDFIYLTTDDKFHKGYHTPLLSGHCFDFENVIKLNDIISEW; encoded by the exons ATGGATGGATCTGCAGGTAGCCATACTCAGGAgacccagctgctgctgcaggtcactGACTCATG CTCAGTGCCGGCAGCCCTGATGTGCACCAGGATGGCACAGTGGACAACATTGCTGCTGTTGATGCGCACCAATGCCGTGATGATGGGGCCAGCATGCAGGCGGCATGGTCAAGCAGCTCTACCACAGCTCTCTGAGGAGGGAGATGTCATCATTGGAGGGGTATTCTCCATCCACAGAACCACAAGGGAGACGATACATTCATTCACCTCCAAACCTCACTCTCCGTCGTGCATCAg TTTGAACTACAGAGAATTTCAGTTTGCTCAGACCATGATCTTCGCCATTAAGGAAATAAACAACCGGACAGACCTGCTCCCTGGTTTATCTCTAGGCTATAAGATATATGATGCCTGTGGTTCTATACCTTTGGCTATACGGTCAGCCATGGCTCTGATGAACGGTTATGAGGAAACACTGACCGACACATCATGTTCTACACCAGCAGCAGTGCAGGCCATCATTGGAGAGTCTGGATCCTCTCCCACAATTGCTCTATCATCTGCAGTTGGACTTTTTCACATTCCTTTG ATCAGTCATTTTGCaacatgtgcatgtctgagcaATAGGAATAGATTCCCCACATTTTTCAGAACCATTCCCAGTGACTATTACCAGAGCAGAGCACTGGCTCAGCTGGTGAAGTACTTTGGCTGGACCTGGGTAGGAGCAGTGAGAAGTGACAGTGACTATGGCAATAATGGGATGGCCACATTTATAGAAGCCGCTCAGCAGGAAGGGATCTGCATTGAGTATTCCGAGGCTGTCTACAGAACATACCCCAGAGAGAAAATCCTCCAGTCTGTTGAAGTGATAAAGAAGGGTACTGCAAGAGTCATAGTAGCCTTTCTGGCTCTAGGGGACATCATCCCTTTGTTCCAGGAGATGGCCCTGCAGAATGTAACAGGGTTCCAGTGGGTGGGCAGTGAGTCATGGATCACGGCTAGCAGACTGGCAGACAATCAGGACTACGGGTTTCTGACAGGATCCATTGGGTTTGCTATTGGTAAAGCAAAACTGGAGGGCCTGAAAGAGTTTTTGATCAGTGTTCACCCATTTCAGGCTCCAGGCAATGATCTATTGAAGGAGTTCTGGGAAACAGCCTTTACATGTTCTTTTGAGAAAAGCAATAATTCAGCAGGCAAAACTCTTTGCATAGGATCTGAGAGCTTAAATGGAGTGAAAAATGAATACACTGATATAACAGAGCTAAGAATCACCAACAAAGTATATACAGCAGTTTATGCTGTTGCCCATTCTTTACACCTCCTATTCAATGGCCATTCAAGCATTTATTCCTCTACGAACAGCAGCTATGGACAACACTTTGCACCAGAGCAG GTGCTAAAATATCTGAGAAACATAAACTTCACAGCAAAAACTGGTGAGCAGGTCTCCTTTGATGCAAATGGAGACCCGGTTGCAAGATATGAGTTAGTGAACTGGCAGCTTGCTGAAAAAGGGACTTTGCAGTTTAAGACAGTGGGCCTCTATGATGCTTCCTTACCACCTGATAGGAGATTTATCATGAACCAGGGCAACATGGTTTGGGCTGAGGGACAACTCCAG AAACCcaggtcagtgtgcagtgagagctgtccCCTAGGCACCCGGAAGGCCATGCAGAGAGGAAGGCCTGTCTGCTGCTATGactgtgtgccctgtgctgaGGGAGAAATCAGCAATGTTACAG GCCCTACTGAGGGCTTCCACTTCTGCAAGCTCAGGACCACATACGCTGGCCCACACCTGCCCCTGGCCTGCATATTGTGGACGTGCATTATCTACTGTCTTTTCAAGAACAACCATGATTTTATATATCTAACTACAGATGATAAATTTCACAAAGGATATCACACACCCCTATTGTCTGGCCATTGCtttgattttgaaaatgtaattaaactgaATGACATTATCAGTGAATGGTAA
- the LOC118209333 gene encoding extracellular calcium-sensing receptor-like isoform X1 — MDGSAGSHTQETQLLLQVTDSCSVPAALMCTRMAQWTTLLLLMRTNAVMMGPACRRHGQAALPQLSEEGDVIIGGVFSIHRTTRETIHSFTSKPHSPSCISLNYREFQFAQTMIFAIKEINNRTDLLPGLSLGYKIYDACGSIPLAIRSAMALMNGYEETLTDTSCSTPAAVQAIIGESGSSPTIALSSAVGLFHIPLISHFATCACLSNRNRFPTFFRTIPSDYYQSRALAQLVKYFGWTWVGAVRSDSDYGNNGMATFIEAAQQEGICIEYSEAVYRTYPREKILQSVEVIKKGTARVIVAFLALGDIIPLFQEMALQNVTGFQWVGSESWITASRLADNQDYGFLTGSIGFAIGKAKLEGLKEFLISVHPFQAPGNDLLKEFWETAFTCSFEKSNNSAGKTLCIGSESLNGVKNEYTDITELRITNKVYTAVYAVAHSLHLLFNGHSSIYSSTNSSYGQHFAPEQVLKYLRNINFTAKTGEQVSFDANGDPVARYELVNWQLAEKGTLQFKTVGLYDASLPPDRRFIMNQGNMVWAEGQLQKPRSVCSESCPLGTRKAMQRGRPVCCYDCVPCAEGEISNVTDSNDCIPCDLEYWSNEKRDRCIFKIVEFLSFEEIMGIMLVIFSLFGTCVTILVAVLFFMYRQTPIVKANNSELSFLLLFSLKLCFLCSLTFIGRPSEWSCMLRHTAFGITFVLCISCVLGKTIVVLMAFRATLPGSNVMKWFGPLQQRLSVLAFTLIQVLICVLWLTISPPFPNKNMKHYKEKIILECDVGSALGFWAVLGYIGLLSVLCFILAFLARKLPDNFNEAKFITFSMLIFCAVWITFIPAYVSSPGKFTVAVEIFAILASSFGLLFCIFAPKCYVILFRPEQNTKKNMMGKPPSKAL, encoded by the exons ATGGATGGATCTGCAGGTAGCCATACTCAGGAgacccagctgctgctgcaggtcactGACTCATG CTCAGTGCCGGCAGCCCTGATGTGCACCAGGATGGCACAGTGGACAACATTGCTGCTGTTGATGCGCACCAATGCCGTGATGATGGGGCCAGCATGCAGGCGGCATGGTCAAGCAGCTCTACCACAGCTCTCTGAGGAGGGAGATGTCATCATTGGAGGGGTATTCTCCATCCACAGAACCACAAGGGAGACGATACATTCATTCACCTCCAAACCTCACTCTCCGTCGTGCATCAg TTTGAACTACAGAGAATTTCAGTTTGCTCAGACCATGATCTTCGCCATTAAGGAAATAAACAACCGGACAGACCTGCTCCCTGGTTTATCTCTAGGCTATAAGATATATGATGCCTGTGGTTCTATACCTTTGGCTATACGGTCAGCCATGGCTCTGATGAACGGTTATGAGGAAACACTGACCGACACATCATGTTCTACACCAGCAGCAGTGCAGGCCATCATTGGAGAGTCTGGATCCTCTCCCACAATTGCTCTATCATCTGCAGTTGGACTTTTTCACATTCCTTTG ATCAGTCATTTTGCaacatgtgcatgtctgagcaATAGGAATAGATTCCCCACATTTTTCAGAACCATTCCCAGTGACTATTACCAGAGCAGAGCACTGGCTCAGCTGGTGAAGTACTTTGGCTGGACCTGGGTAGGAGCAGTGAGAAGTGACAGTGACTATGGCAATAATGGGATGGCCACATTTATAGAAGCCGCTCAGCAGGAAGGGATCTGCATTGAGTATTCCGAGGCTGTCTACAGAACATACCCCAGAGAGAAAATCCTCCAGTCTGTTGAAGTGATAAAGAAGGGTACTGCAAGAGTCATAGTAGCCTTTCTGGCTCTAGGGGACATCATCCCTTTGTTCCAGGAGATGGCCCTGCAGAATGTAACAGGGTTCCAGTGGGTGGGCAGTGAGTCATGGATCACGGCTAGCAGACTGGCAGACAATCAGGACTACGGGTTTCTGACAGGATCCATTGGGTTTGCTATTGGTAAAGCAAAACTGGAGGGCCTGAAAGAGTTTTTGATCAGTGTTCACCCATTTCAGGCTCCAGGCAATGATCTATTGAAGGAGTTCTGGGAAACAGCCTTTACATGTTCTTTTGAGAAAAGCAATAATTCAGCAGGCAAAACTCTTTGCATAGGATCTGAGAGCTTAAATGGAGTGAAAAATGAATACACTGATATAACAGAGCTAAGAATCACCAACAAAGTATATACAGCAGTTTATGCTGTTGCCCATTCTTTACACCTCCTATTCAATGGCCATTCAAGCATTTATTCCTCTACGAACAGCAGCTATGGACAACACTTTGCACCAGAGCAG GTGCTAAAATATCTGAGAAACATAAACTTCACAGCAAAAACTGGTGAGCAGGTCTCCTTTGATGCAAATGGAGACCCGGTTGCAAGATATGAGTTAGTGAACTGGCAGCTTGCTGAAAAAGGGACTTTGCAGTTTAAGACAGTGGGCCTCTATGATGCTTCCTTACCACCTGATAGGAGATTTATCATGAACCAGGGCAACATGGTTTGGGCTGAGGGACAACTCCAG AAACCcaggtcagtgtgcagtgagagctgtccCCTAGGCACCCGGAAGGCCATGCAGAGAGGAAGGCCTGTCTGCTGCTATGactgtgtgccctgtgctgaGGGAGAAATCAGCAATGTTACAG ATTCTAATGACTGCATTCCTTGTGATTTGGAATATTggtcaaatgaaaaaagagacagatgtatatttaaaatagttGAATTCCTTTCTTTTGAAGAAATTATGGGAATAATGCTTgtaattttttcattatttggaACATGTGTAACTATActtgtggctgtgctgttctttATGTACAGACAGACCCCCATTGTGAAAGCCAACAACTCAGAGCTGAGTTTTctgctgctcttttcattgaaactgtgtttcctttgctctcttaccttcatcGGCCGGCCCTCTGAGTGGTCCTGTATGCTGCGCCACACTGCGTTTGGGATCACTTTTGTACTCTGCATCTCATGCGTTCTGGGGaaaacaatagtggtgttaatggccttcagggctacacttccaggcagtaatgtcatgaagtggtttgggcctctgcagcagagactgagtgttcttgctttcactctcatacaggtccttatttgtgtgctttggttgACAATATCCCCCCCATTCCCCAACAAGAACATGAAgcactacaaagaaaagatcattctagaatgtgatgtagGATCAGCACTGGGGTTCTGGGCTGTGTTGGGTTATATTGGGCTCCTCTCTGTATTATGCtttattttagcttttctgGCTCGTAAGCTGCCTGACaacttcaatgaagccaaattcatcacattcagcatgctcatattctgtgcagtctggatcacCTTTATACCAGCGTATGTCAGCTCACCTGGAaagttcactgtagctgtggaaATATTTGCCATTTTAGCTTCTAGTTTTGGGCtactattttgtatttttgccccTAAATgctatgttattttatttaggccagagcagaacacaaagaaaaacatgatgGGGAAGCCACCATCAAAGGCTCTCTAA
- the LOC118209333 gene encoding extracellular calcium-sensing receptor-like isoform X2 yields MVKQLYHSSLRREMSSLEGYSPSTEPQGRRYIHSPPNLTLRRASAAVQAIIGESGSSPTIALSSAVGLFHIPLISHFATCACLSNRNRFPTFFRTIPSDYYQSRALAQLVKYFGWTWVGAVRSDSDYGNNGMATFIEAAQQEGICIEYSEAVYRTYPREKILQSVEVIKKGTARVIVAFLALGDIIPLFQEMALQNVTGFQWVGSESWITASRLADNQDYGFLTGSIGFAIGKAKLEGLKEFLISVHPFQAPGNDLLKEFWETAFTCSFEKSNNSAGKTLCIGSESLNGVKNEYTDITELRITNKVYTAVYAVAHSLHLLFNGHSSIYSSTNSSYGQHFAPEQVLKYLRNINFTAKTGEQVSFDANGDPVARYELVNWQLAEKGTLQFKTVGLYDASLPPDRRFIMNQGNMVWAEGQLQKPRSVCSESCPLGTRKAMQRGRPVCCYDCVPCAEGEISNVTDSNDCIPCDLEYWSNEKRDRCIFKIVEFLSFEEIMGIMLVIFSLFGTCVTILVAVLFFMYRQTPIVKANNSELSFLLLFSLKLCFLCSLTFIGRPSEWSCMLRHTAFGITFVLCISCVLGKTIVVLMAFRATLPGSNVMKWFGPLQQRLSVLAFTLIQVLICVLWLTISPPFPNKNMKHYKEKIILECDVGSALGFWAVLGYIGLLSVLCFILAFLARKLPDNFNEAKFITFSMLIFCAVWITFIPAYVSSPGKFTVAVEIFAILASSFGLLFCIFAPKCYVILFRPEQNTKKNMMGKPPSKAL; encoded by the exons ATGGTCAAGCAGCTCTACCACAGCTCTCTGAGGAGGGAGATGTCATCATTGGAGGGGTATTCTCCATCCACAGAACCACAAGGGAGACGATACATTCATTCACCTCCAAACCTCACTCTCCGTCGTGCATCAg CAGCAGTGCAGGCCATCATTGGAGAGTCTGGATCCTCTCCCACAATTGCTCTATCATCTGCAGTTGGACTTTTTCACATTCCTTTG ATCAGTCATTTTGCaacatgtgcatgtctgagcaATAGGAATAGATTCCCCACATTTTTCAGAACCATTCCCAGTGACTATTACCAGAGCAGAGCACTGGCTCAGCTGGTGAAGTACTTTGGCTGGACCTGGGTAGGAGCAGTGAGAAGTGACAGTGACTATGGCAATAATGGGATGGCCACATTTATAGAAGCCGCTCAGCAGGAAGGGATCTGCATTGAGTATTCCGAGGCTGTCTACAGAACATACCCCAGAGAGAAAATCCTCCAGTCTGTTGAAGTGATAAAGAAGGGTACTGCAAGAGTCATAGTAGCCTTTCTGGCTCTAGGGGACATCATCCCTTTGTTCCAGGAGATGGCCCTGCAGAATGTAACAGGGTTCCAGTGGGTGGGCAGTGAGTCATGGATCACGGCTAGCAGACTGGCAGACAATCAGGACTACGGGTTTCTGACAGGATCCATTGGGTTTGCTATTGGTAAAGCAAAACTGGAGGGCCTGAAAGAGTTTTTGATCAGTGTTCACCCATTTCAGGCTCCAGGCAATGATCTATTGAAGGAGTTCTGGGAAACAGCCTTTACATGTTCTTTTGAGAAAAGCAATAATTCAGCAGGCAAAACTCTTTGCATAGGATCTGAGAGCTTAAATGGAGTGAAAAATGAATACACTGATATAACAGAGCTAAGAATCACCAACAAAGTATATACAGCAGTTTATGCTGTTGCCCATTCTTTACACCTCCTATTCAATGGCCATTCAAGCATTTATTCCTCTACGAACAGCAGCTATGGACAACACTTTGCACCAGAGCAG GTGCTAAAATATCTGAGAAACATAAACTTCACAGCAAAAACTGGTGAGCAGGTCTCCTTTGATGCAAATGGAGACCCGGTTGCAAGATATGAGTTAGTGAACTGGCAGCTTGCTGAAAAAGGGACTTTGCAGTTTAAGACAGTGGGCCTCTATGATGCTTCCTTACCACCTGATAGGAGATTTATCATGAACCAGGGCAACATGGTTTGGGCTGAGGGACAACTCCAG AAACCcaggtcagtgtgcagtgagagctgtccCCTAGGCACCCGGAAGGCCATGCAGAGAGGAAGGCCTGTCTGCTGCTATGactgtgtgccctgtgctgaGGGAGAAATCAGCAATGTTACAG ATTCTAATGACTGCATTCCTTGTGATTTGGAATATTggtcaaatgaaaaaagagacagatgtatatttaaaatagttGAATTCCTTTCTTTTGAAGAAATTATGGGAATAATGCTTgtaattttttcattatttggaACATGTGTAACTATActtgtggctgtgctgttctttATGTACAGACAGACCCCCATTGTGAAAGCCAACAACTCAGAGCTGAGTTTTctgctgctcttttcattgaaactgtgtttcctttgctctcttaccttcatcGGCCGGCCCTCTGAGTGGTCCTGTATGCTGCGCCACACTGCGTTTGGGATCACTTTTGTACTCTGCATCTCATGCGTTCTGGGGaaaacaatagtggtgttaatggccttcagggctacacttccaggcagtaatgtcatgaagtggtttgggcctctgcagcagagactgagtgttcttgctttcactctcatacaggtccttatttgtgtgctttggttgACAATATCCCCCCCATTCCCCAACAAGAACATGAAgcactacaaagaaaagatcattctagaatgtgatgtagGATCAGCACTGGGGTTCTGGGCTGTGTTGGGTTATATTGGGCTCCTCTCTGTATTATGCtttattttagcttttctgGCTCGTAAGCTGCCTGACaacttcaatgaagccaaattcatcacattcagcatgctcatattctgtgcagtctggatcacCTTTATACCAGCGTATGTCAGCTCACCTGGAaagttcactgtagctgtggaaATATTTGCCATTTTAGCTTCTAGTTTTGGGCtactattttgtatttttgccccTAAATgctatgttattttatttaggccagagcagaacacaaagaaaaacatgatgGGGAAGCCACCATCAAAGGCTCTCTAA
- the LOC118209333 gene encoding extracellular calcium-sensing receptor-like isoform X3: MVKQLYHSSLRREMSSLEGYSPSTEPQGRRYIHSPPNLTLRRASAVQAIIGESGSSPTIALSSAVGLFHIPLISHFATCACLSNRNRFPTFFRTIPSDYYQSRALAQLVKYFGWTWVGAVRSDSDYGNNGMATFIEAAQQEGICIEYSEAVYRTYPREKILQSVEVIKKGTARVIVAFLALGDIIPLFQEMALQNVTGFQWVGSESWITASRLADNQDYGFLTGSIGFAIGKAKLEGLKEFLISVHPFQAPGNDLLKEFWETAFTCSFEKSNNSAGKTLCIGSESLNGVKNEYTDITELRITNKVYTAVYAVAHSLHLLFNGHSSIYSSTNSSYGQHFAPEQVLKYLRNINFTAKTGEQVSFDANGDPVARYELVNWQLAEKGTLQFKTVGLYDASLPPDRRFIMNQGNMVWAEGQLQKPRSVCSESCPLGTRKAMQRGRPVCCYDCVPCAEGEISNVTDSNDCIPCDLEYWSNEKRDRCIFKIVEFLSFEEIMGIMLVIFSLFGTCVTILVAVLFFMYRQTPIVKANNSELSFLLLFSLKLCFLCSLTFIGRPSEWSCMLRHTAFGITFVLCISCVLGKTIVVLMAFRATLPGSNVMKWFGPLQQRLSVLAFTLIQVLICVLWLTISPPFPNKNMKHYKEKIILECDVGSALGFWAVLGYIGLLSVLCFILAFLARKLPDNFNEAKFITFSMLIFCAVWITFIPAYVSSPGKFTVAVEIFAILASSFGLLFCIFAPKCYVILFRPEQNTKKNMMGKPPSKAL, from the exons ATGGTCAAGCAGCTCTACCACAGCTCTCTGAGGAGGGAGATGTCATCATTGGAGGGGTATTCTCCATCCACAGAACCACAAGGGAGACGATACATTCATTCACCTCCAAACCTCACTCTCCGTCGTGCATCAg CAGTGCAGGCCATCATTGGAGAGTCTGGATCCTCTCCCACAATTGCTCTATCATCTGCAGTTGGACTTTTTCACATTCCTTTG ATCAGTCATTTTGCaacatgtgcatgtctgagcaATAGGAATAGATTCCCCACATTTTTCAGAACCATTCCCAGTGACTATTACCAGAGCAGAGCACTGGCTCAGCTGGTGAAGTACTTTGGCTGGACCTGGGTAGGAGCAGTGAGAAGTGACAGTGACTATGGCAATAATGGGATGGCCACATTTATAGAAGCCGCTCAGCAGGAAGGGATCTGCATTGAGTATTCCGAGGCTGTCTACAGAACATACCCCAGAGAGAAAATCCTCCAGTCTGTTGAAGTGATAAAGAAGGGTACTGCAAGAGTCATAGTAGCCTTTCTGGCTCTAGGGGACATCATCCCTTTGTTCCAGGAGATGGCCCTGCAGAATGTAACAGGGTTCCAGTGGGTGGGCAGTGAGTCATGGATCACGGCTAGCAGACTGGCAGACAATCAGGACTACGGGTTTCTGACAGGATCCATTGGGTTTGCTATTGGTAAAGCAAAACTGGAGGGCCTGAAAGAGTTTTTGATCAGTGTTCACCCATTTCAGGCTCCAGGCAATGATCTATTGAAGGAGTTCTGGGAAACAGCCTTTACATGTTCTTTTGAGAAAAGCAATAATTCAGCAGGCAAAACTCTTTGCATAGGATCTGAGAGCTTAAATGGAGTGAAAAATGAATACACTGATATAACAGAGCTAAGAATCACCAACAAAGTATATACAGCAGTTTATGCTGTTGCCCATTCTTTACACCTCCTATTCAATGGCCATTCAAGCATTTATTCCTCTACGAACAGCAGCTATGGACAACACTTTGCACCAGAGCAG GTGCTAAAATATCTGAGAAACATAAACTTCACAGCAAAAACTGGTGAGCAGGTCTCCTTTGATGCAAATGGAGACCCGGTTGCAAGATATGAGTTAGTGAACTGGCAGCTTGCTGAAAAAGGGACTTTGCAGTTTAAGACAGTGGGCCTCTATGATGCTTCCTTACCACCTGATAGGAGATTTATCATGAACCAGGGCAACATGGTTTGGGCTGAGGGACAACTCCAG AAACCcaggtcagtgtgcagtgagagctgtccCCTAGGCACCCGGAAGGCCATGCAGAGAGGAAGGCCTGTCTGCTGCTATGactgtgtgccctgtgctgaGGGAGAAATCAGCAATGTTACAG ATTCTAATGACTGCATTCCTTGTGATTTGGAATATTggtcaaatgaaaaaagagacagatgtatatttaaaatagttGAATTCCTTTCTTTTGAAGAAATTATGGGAATAATGCTTgtaattttttcattatttggaACATGTGTAACTATActtgtggctgtgctgttctttATGTACAGACAGACCCCCATTGTGAAAGCCAACAACTCAGAGCTGAGTTTTctgctgctcttttcattgaaactgtgtttcctttgctctcttaccttcatcGGCCGGCCCTCTGAGTGGTCCTGTATGCTGCGCCACACTGCGTTTGGGATCACTTTTGTACTCTGCATCTCATGCGTTCTGGGGaaaacaatagtggtgttaatggccttcagggctacacttccaggcagtaatgtcatgaagtggtttgggcctctgcagcagagactgagtgttcttgctttcactctcatacaggtccttatttgtgtgctttggttgACAATATCCCCCCCATTCCCCAACAAGAACATGAAgcactacaaagaaaagatcattctagaatgtgatgtagGATCAGCACTGGGGTTCTGGGCTGTGTTGGGTTATATTGGGCTCCTCTCTGTATTATGCtttattttagcttttctgGCTCGTAAGCTGCCTGACaacttcaatgaagccaaattcatcacattcagcatgctcatattctgtgcagtctggatcacCTTTATACCAGCGTATGTCAGCTCACCTGGAaagttcactgtagctgtggaaATATTTGCCATTTTAGCTTCTAGTTTTGGGCtactattttgtatttttgccccTAAATgctatgttattttatttaggccagagcagaacacaaagaaaaacatgatgGGGAAGCCACCATCAAAGGCTCTCTAA